The Erythrobacter insulae genome window below encodes:
- a CDS encoding phosphotransferase family protein, translating into MDIDFDKEMVGTVEVPDADKLDMDKLTAWFKANVEGFEGPISYTKFKGGQSNPTYKIETPRANYVLRRQPFGKLLPSAHAVDREYKAMTGLYPTGFPVPKTYGLCDDPDVIGSMFFVMSMADGRSLWNGALPNSSPTERRELYNALIDTIADLHLNKPEEIGLGDYGKPTDYCARQIARWSKQYKLSETEHMPEMEKLIEWLPQTIPPQHGNSVVHGDYRLDNVIFHKTESRVIAVLDWELSTLGDPIADFSYLMLNWFQPSDDGRAGLLGLDLEKLGIPTVEQAVERYVARTGYPVPPMDWYFAYNLFRLAGIMQGIKKRVIDGTASSAHAKAMSDRVSPLVERAAQFARAAGMPD; encoded by the coding sequence ATGGATATTGATTTCGACAAGGAAATGGTCGGCACGGTCGAAGTGCCAGACGCTGACAAGTTGGACATGGATAAACTGACGGCATGGTTCAAAGCCAATGTCGAAGGTTTCGAAGGCCCGATCAGCTACACCAAGTTCAAAGGCGGGCAGTCGAACCCGACCTATAAAATCGAAACGCCGCGCGCCAATTACGTGCTGCGCCGCCAACCATTTGGGAAATTGCTGCCAAGCGCACATGCAGTCGATCGTGAATACAAGGCGATGACCGGATTGTACCCTACCGGTTTTCCTGTTCCGAAGACGTATGGCCTGTGCGACGATCCCGACGTGATCGGATCGATGTTTTTCGTGATGAGCATGGCCGACGGACGCTCCTTGTGGAACGGCGCGTTGCCAAACAGCTCACCAACAGAACGCCGCGAGCTTTATAACGCATTGATCGACACAATCGCCGATCTGCATCTTAACAAGCCCGAGGAAATCGGCCTTGGCGATTACGGCAAACCGACCGATTATTGCGCGCGCCAGATCGCGCGCTGGTCAAAACAATATAAGCTGTCCGAAACCGAGCACATGCCGGAGATGGAAAAGCTGATTGAATGGTTACCGCAAACCATCCCGCCCCAGCACGGTAACTCTGTGGTCCATGGCGATTACCGCCTCGACAATGTGATCTTTCACAAGACGGAAAGCCGTGTGATTGCGGTGCTGGATTGGGAGCTTTCTACGCTGGGAGATCCGATTGCCGATTTCAGCTATCTGATGCTCAACTGGTTTCAGCCTTCCGATGATGGGCGCGCAGGATTGCTGGGCCTTGATCTGGAAAAACTGGGCATTCCCACAGTCGAACAAGCTGTCGAACGCTATGTCGCGCGCACCGGTTATCCGGTGCCGCCGATGGATTGGTATTTTGCCTACAACCTGTTCCGGCTTGCCGGCATTATGCAAGGCATCAAAAAGCGCGTTATCGATGGCACCGCATCATCTGCTCATGCGAAGGCGATGAGCGACCGCGTGTCACCGCTGGTCGAGCGGGCGGCGCAGTTCGCCCGCGCCGCCGGGATGCCCGATTAA
- a CDS encoding DoxX family protein, with the protein MIKTILRVILALFYGYAGYAHLVRPEPFLTITPGWVPFPEAVVLWTGVAEIAGAVGLLQPFSKQLRQAAGIGLALYALCVWPANINHFAMDMARADGGLGLGYHIPRMIAQPILIWLALWTGGVVGPKAKVRQP; encoded by the coding sequence ATGATCAAAACTATCCTTCGCGTGATACTCGCGCTGTTTTACGGGTATGCCGGCTACGCGCATCTTGTCCGGCCTGAACCCTTTTTGACTATCACGCCCGGCTGGGTGCCCTTTCCCGAGGCTGTGGTTTTATGGACAGGGGTGGCAGAGATTGCCGGCGCGGTCGGCCTTCTCCAGCCATTTTCCAAACAGTTACGGCAGGCTGCAGGCATTGGCCTTGCGCTTTATGCGCTATGTGTCTGGCCCGCCAATATCAATCATTTCGCGATGGATATGGCGCGCGCTGATGGCGGACTTGGACTTGGCTATCATATCCCGCGCATGATTGCTCAGCCGATCCTGATCTGGCTGGCCCTTTGGACGGGAGGTGTCGTCGGACCAAAAGCCAAAGTGCGGCAACCTTAA
- the dapD gene encoding 2,3,4,5-tetrahydropyridine-2,6-dicarboxylate N-succinyltransferase, whose translation MTETLIADIETAWDNRSEITPGSDVRHSVNEALTMLDDGTARVAEPDGHGGWHVNQWLKKAVLLSFRLRDNGIMEGASAGERAFDKVPNKFAGWGENRFREAGFRVVPGAVARRGSFIGKGAVLMPSFVNIGAYVDEGTMVDTWATVGSCAQIGKNVHISGGAGIGGVLEPLQAGPVIIGDGAFIGARSEVAEGVRVGEGAVLSMGVYLGASTKIVDRATGEIHMGEVPPYAVVVPGALPGKPLPDGSPGPSLYCAVIVKTVDAQTRSKTGINELLRD comes from the coding sequence ATGACAGAAACACTCATTGCCGATATCGAAACCGCTTGGGATAATCGCTCCGAAATCACTCCGGGCAGCGACGTTCGCCATTCTGTGAATGAAGCCCTCACCATGCTGGATGACGGCACAGCGCGGGTCGCGGAGCCTGATGGCCATGGCGGCTGGCACGTCAATCAATGGCTGAAAAAGGCGGTGCTCCTGTCATTTCGCCTGCGCGACAATGGCATCATGGAAGGCGCGTCAGCCGGCGAGCGCGCATTCGACAAGGTCCCTAACAAGTTCGCAGGATGGGGTGAAAACCGCTTTCGTGAGGCTGGTTTCCGGGTTGTGCCCGGTGCAGTCGCTCGGCGCGGCAGCTTTATCGGAAAAGGCGCCGTTTTGATGCCGAGTTTCGTCAATATCGGCGCTTATGTTGATGAAGGCACGATGGTTGATACCTGGGCCACTGTTGGTTCATGCGCCCAAATCGGCAAAAACGTACATATTTCGGGCGGCGCTGGAATTGGCGGCGTTCTTGAGCCGCTTCAGGCGGGACCGGTCATTATCGGTGATGGCGCATTCATTGGTGCCCGAAGCGAAGTCGCCGAAGGCGTGCGGGTTGGCGAAGGGGCCGTGCTTTCGATGGGTGTCTATCTCGGCGCATCGACCAAGATTGTAGACCGCGCCACGGGTGAAATTCACATGGGCGAAGTGCCTCCCTATGCTGTTGTTGTGCCGGGCGCATTGCCGGGTAAACCGCTGCCTGACGGTTCGCCGGGGCCTTCGCTTTATTGCGCAGTCATCGTCAAAACAGTGGACGCGCAGACGCGCTCCAAGACCGGAATTAACGAGCTGCTACGCGATTAA
- a CDS encoding SWIB/MDM2 domain-containing protein, whose product MAGKTNALQKPVQLSGELEAVIGKGPMTRAQVTSKVWEYIKGNSLQDDKDKRQINPDAKLGAVIGKDQISMFKMTAAVSKHLT is encoded by the coding sequence ATGGCTGGCAAGACGAACGCACTACAGAAACCGGTGCAACTTTCAGGCGAACTCGAAGCGGTAATCGGTAAAGGCCCGATGACCCGTGCACAGGTCACTTCGAAAGTCTGGGAATACATCAAAGGCAACAGCCTTCAGGATGACAAAGACAAACGTCAGATCAATCCCGATGCCAAGCTTGGCGCGGTGATCGGTAAAGATCAGATCTCGATGTTCAAGATGACAGCTGCGGTGTCAAAGCACCTCACCTAA
- a CDS encoding YbhB/YbcL family Raf kinase inhibitor-like protein has translation MTELPDWLTPNLPEAARHPGLAIAQLGDKRSFGRGGFVLSSPAFDTGEELDPCFTAKEEDAVAPPLEWTAPPAGSQELILIVEDATTDGDVPQCHWLVWGLAGQRGKLLEGEVPPRTGKNHLGNSEWLLPDPPVGKTRNYVFQLFATELPLTLMPGASRDDLVASLKGSITGCAVLTAPFTGVEADVGAAWDEEELN, from the coding sequence ATGACTGAACTTCCCGATTGGCTCACTCCCAATCTGCCCGAAGCTGCGCGGCATCCCGGCCTTGCGATTGCGCAGCTGGGAGACAAGCGTTCTTTCGGGCGCGGCGGCTTTGTGCTGTCCAGTCCGGCATTTGATACCGGTGAAGAACTTGATCCGTGTTTTACCGCTAAAGAAGAAGACGCAGTGGCCCCGCCTCTGGAGTGGACTGCGCCTCCTGCGGGATCACAAGAGCTGATCCTGATCGTAGAAGACGCGACCACAGATGGCGATGTGCCGCAATGCCATTGGCTGGTTTGGGGTCTTGCCGGACAGCGCGGCAAACTGCTTGAAGGCGAAGTTCCGCCTCGCACAGGTAAAAACCACCTTGGAAATTCTGAATGGCTGCTGCCGGATCCACCGGTAGGAAAGACACGCAACTACGTGTTCCAGTTATTCGCAACCGAGCTTCCGCTCACACTCATGCCCGGCGCAAGTCGCGACGATTTGGTGGCCTCTTTAAAAGGGTCGATCACGGGGTGCGCGGTTCTTACTGCACCTTTCACCGGCGTCGAAGCCGATGTCGGTGCGGCGTGGGACGAAGAAGAACTAAACTAA
- a CDS encoding S8 family peptidase → MPATPRHAFLPNHDARAPISWSVVGKAAVAATVCAALSACGGGGPSSNTPISSVPPPTPPPPPAPPPPPPPPPPSPPTGDFNTAEFRRSDGPEFHGVVEAWRQNFTGSGEIIAVVDTGADSDSPEFEGRLHPLSQDVAGNRGVDPEDDHGTNVALIAAAARDGTGVVGIAFDAQLLALRADSIGSCGTDTPDDPTLGCSFDDSNIAAGIQVAIDAGATVINLSLGGSAASRSVVDAVGRAASVGIVVIVAAGNGGDGSEAGIDPDQPDPFAASILDAGNGNVIIVGSVDDQREISDFSNRAGNDAAFYLSALGERVCCVYDDGELFVENVDGQQFVTVFSGTSFAAPQVSGAVALLAQAFPNLTAQQIVEILLNTARDAGAPGTDAVFGTGILDIAAAIAPSGTTTVAGTDNALALADNFALGSAAMGDALSGASINTVVLDEYSRAYTAALGNQTQNAAQVQRLRGAVQQGGFTRRAGGNGLSLAVTVGESDRAAGLAWSNELQLTPEEALGARVLAARVAAKIAPDLQLGFAISQGSNGLVAQLQGADRPAFAIAPRAGADAGFLATSDVSFAARRELGQWGLTLSAESGRAWLGDNRRASDVVFGVRERRPTQSAGLAADRDFGDLAINTALTWLSEDSTLLGGHFNAALGLRGANTVFADADAAWRFAPNWRFGASGRAGLTRPRGGELLGGGSQLLSNAWSLDVTRNRAFSASDTVGFRISQPLRVSGGGLNLVLPVAYDYATEAPIIGRQTLSLSPEGRELMGEFTWGSPLFIGYARASVFYRHEPGHFSSAPSDMGALVSFNASF, encoded by the coding sequence ATGCCAGCCACCCCTCGCCATGCCTTTCTACCAAACCATGACGCGCGCGCTCCGATCAGTTGGAGCGTTGTTGGCAAAGCTGCGGTTGCTGCCACAGTGTGCGCGGCGCTCAGCGCGTGCGGCGGGGGAGGGCCAAGCTCAAACACGCCCATCTCCTCGGTACCGCCTCCAACACCGCCGCCGCCGCCTGCTCCGCCGCCGCCACCCCCACCGCCGCCGCCTTCTCCGCCGACCGGCGATTTCAATACCGCTGAATTCAGGCGCTCCGATGGGCCAGAGTTTCACGGTGTGGTCGAAGCATGGCGTCAAAATTTCACTGGTAGCGGAGAGATCATCGCGGTCGTCGATACCGGCGCAGACAGCGATAGTCCGGAATTCGAAGGGCGTCTCCACCCGCTATCACAAGATGTCGCGGGCAATCGCGGGGTGGACCCCGAGGACGATCATGGCACCAATGTTGCCCTAATTGCGGCTGCTGCTCGCGATGGCACGGGTGTCGTAGGGATTGCGTTCGATGCGCAATTGCTTGCTCTGCGCGCCGACAGCATCGGATCATGCGGGACCGACACGCCCGATGATCCAACCCTTGGCTGTTCGTTTGATGACAGCAATATCGCAGCTGGAATCCAGGTCGCTATTGATGCAGGTGCGACTGTCATCAATCTAAGCCTTGGCGGCAGCGCGGCATCCCGATCCGTTGTTGATGCCGTGGGCCGGGCGGCATCCGTCGGTATAGTCGTGATTGTCGCTGCCGGTAATGGCGGAGACGGATCAGAGGCGGGGATCGATCCCGATCAACCAGATCCGTTTGCAGCGAGCATTCTGGACGCCGGCAACGGCAATGTCATCATTGTTGGATCGGTCGATGATCAACGTGAAATTTCCGATTTCAGCAACCGCGCAGGCAACGATGCCGCCTTCTATCTGAGTGCCTTGGGTGAACGGGTTTGCTGCGTCTATGATGACGGCGAGCTGTTTGTCGAAAATGTGGATGGTCAGCAGTTTGTAACTGTATTTTCAGGGACCAGTTTTGCTGCCCCGCAGGTTTCCGGCGCGGTCGCCTTGCTGGCTCAGGCGTTCCCTAATCTGACAGCGCAGCAGATCGTCGAGATCCTGTTGAATACAGCGCGCGATGCGGGCGCTCCGGGAACGGACGCTGTGTTTGGGACAGGCATTTTGGATATTGCCGCAGCGATTGCGCCATCTGGAACAACTACGGTTGCTGGAACAGACAATGCGCTCGCGCTGGCGGATAATTTTGCGCTCGGATCAGCAGCAATGGGTGATGCTTTGTCGGGCGCATCCATCAATACAGTTGTGCTGGATGAATACAGCCGGGCTTATACCGCTGCTTTGGGCAATCAGACGCAAAATGCGGCGCAAGTCCAAAGGTTGCGCGGTGCTGTGCAACAAGGCGGTTTCACACGCAGGGCTGGCGGCAATGGCTTGTCGCTGGCTGTTACCGTTGGAGAAAGTGACCGCGCAGCGGGGCTTGCATGGTCCAACGAATTGCAGCTTACACCCGAAGAAGCCTTGGGCGCTCGGGTCTTGGCAGCGCGCGTTGCCGCAAAAATCGCTCCCGATCTTCAGCTCGGTTTTGCCATTTCGCAAGGCTCAAACGGGCTGGTCGCGCAGCTTCAGGGTGCTGATCGTCCCGCTTTTGCGATTGCCCCGCGCGCCGGAGCTGATGCCGGATTTCTCGCCACGAGCGACGTGTCTTTTGCCGCGCGCCGCGAGCTTGGGCAGTGGGGTTTAACCCTTTCTGCCGAAAGCGGCCGGGCATGGCTTGGCGATAATCGCCGGGCAAGCGATGTCGTTTTCGGCGTACGTGAACGCCGACCAACACAAAGCGCAGGATTGGCCGCAGATCGCGATTTTGGCGATCTTGCCATCAATACCGCGCTGACTTGGCTGTCTGAAGATAGCACATTGCTCGGCGGCCATTTCAATGCTGCACTGGGCCTGCGCGGTGCCAATACGGTGTTTGCGGATGCGGATGCGGCGTGGCGGTTTGCTCCGAACTGGCGGTTTGGCGCATCGGGCAGGGCGGGGCTGACGCGCCCGCGCGGCGGCGAATTGCTGGGCGGTGGATCGCAATTGCTAAGCAATGCCTGGTCTCTCGACGTCACTCGTAACCGGGCTTTCAGCGCGAGCGACACTGTCGGTTTCCGCATCAGCCAGCCTTTGCGGGTCAGCGGCGGCGGTTTGAATTTGGTTCTGCCGGTGGCGTATGACTACGCAACCGAGGCGCCGATTATCGGCCGTCAAACACTGTCGCTTTCACCCGAAGGCCGCGAGTTGATGGGAGAGTTTACCTGGGGCTCGCCGCTGTTCATCGGGTATGCGCGTGCAAGCGTGTTTTACCGGCATGAGCCCGGACACTTTTCGAGCGCACCCAGCGATATGGGCGCGCTCGTAAGCTTCAATGCTTCTTTCTAA
- a CDS encoding Zn-dependent alcohol dehydrogenase: MAKAAILETPGEGLVIGEVEYSDPAPHEVLIDTKACGLCHSDLHFIDGAYPHALPAVPGHEAAGIVRAVGSEVRTVKPGDHVVSCLSAFCGTCEFCVTGRMALCLGGATRRGKGDAPRMTRADGSPLAQMLNLSALSEQMLIHENACVAIDKDMPLDRAAVIGCAVTTGAGTIFNACNVTPGETVLVVGCGGVGLATINAAKIAGAGKVIAADPLPEKRALAATLGATHTVDAMADDAVKQIMEISGGGVDWGIEAVGRQASADLAVASLRRGGTAVILGMMPLDCKVGLGAMDLLGGKKLMGAIMGMNHFPVDLPRLVDFYMRGLLDLDTIIAERISLDDVNAGFDKMRAGSHARSVVMFD, translated from the coding sequence ATGGCGAAAGCAGCAATTCTGGAAACTCCGGGTGAAGGACTTGTGATCGGAGAGGTAGAATACTCCGATCCCGCCCCTCATGAGGTTTTGATCGACACCAAAGCGTGCGGTCTGTGCCATTCCGATCTGCATTTTATCGACGGAGCGTATCCACATGCGCTTCCGGCGGTACCGGGACACGAGGCCGCCGGTATCGTGCGGGCAGTGGGCAGCGAAGTGCGCACAGTGAAGCCGGGCGATCACGTGGTCTCCTGTCTCAGCGCATTTTGCGGAACCTGCGAGTTTTGTGTCACGGGCCGAATGGCTCTTTGCCTTGGCGGGGCGACCCGCCGCGGCAAAGGCGATGCCCCGCGCATGACCCGCGCCGATGGTTCACCGCTTGCACAGATGTTGAATCTCTCCGCTTTGTCAGAACAAATGTTGATCCACGAAAATGCGTGCGTCGCGATTGACAAAGATATGCCACTGGACCGCGCCGCTGTAATTGGCTGCGCGGTCACCACGGGTGCTGGCACGATCTTCAATGCCTGCAATGTAACGCCTGGTGAAACCGTGCTGGTGGTGGGATGCGGCGGGGTCGGCCTTGCCACCATCAATGCGGCCAAGATTGCGGGCGCTGGAAAAGTTATCGCCGCTGATCCGCTTCCGGAAAAGCGGGCTTTGGCCGCAACCCTAGGAGCGACACATACCGTCGATGCGATGGCAGATGACGCGGTCAAACAGATCATGGAAATCTCGGGCGGCGGCGTTGATTGGGGTATCGAAGCGGTGGGCCGTCAGGCCTCCGCCGATCTTGCCGTCGCCAGCCTTCGCCGCGGCGGGACAGCCGTGATCCTCGGCATGATGCCGCTGGATTGCAAGGTCGGCCTTGGCGCGATGGATTTGCTCGGCGGTAAAAAGCTGATGGGTGCGATCATGGGAATGAACCATTTCCCGGTTGATTTGCCCCGCCTCGTGGATTTCTACATGCGCGGGCTGCTCGATCTCGACACGATCATCGCTGAAAGGATCAGTCTTGACGATGTGAACGCCGGTTTTGATAAAATGCGCGCAGGAAGCCATGCCCGCAGTGTGGTAATGTTCGACTGA
- a CDS encoding hypervirulence associated TUDOR domain-containing protein has protein sequence MSNPNSFQTGQYVKWNWGNGEGKGQIVDRFESEVSRTLQGTEVTRNGDSDNPAYLIKQQDGDEVLKLGSELEAQD, from the coding sequence ATGAGCAATCCGAATAGCTTCCAGACGGGTCAATACGTCAAATGGAATTGGGGTAACGGCGAAGGCAAAGGCCAGATCGTCGATCGCTTCGAAAGCGAAGTATCACGGACCCTGCAAGGCACAGAGGTCACCCGAAATGGTGATTCTGATAATCCCGCTTATCTCATCAAACAGCAAGATGGCGACGAAGTGCTTAAGCTTGGTAGCGAGCTTGAGGCACAAGATTGA
- a CDS encoding acyl-CoA dehydrogenase family protein, producing the protein MDFQPTERQVYWRDRVRDFIETHVRPNMDIYKTQDAEGDRWKVIQIIEDKKKLAKEAGIWNLFMPPRNEGHHHVEETFEFEGPGLTNLEYALCAEEMGRIGWASEVFNCSAPDTGNMEVFHRYGTIEQKEQWLRPIMNGEIRSAFLMTEPFTASSDATNIETRIERDGDEYVINGRKWWSSGLGDPRCKVSIVMGKTDPTAGRHAQQSMLLMPNDAPGVNIIRHLPVFGYDDAPHGHMEVEMKDVRVPASNMLLGEGRGFEIAQGRLGPGRIHHCMRTIGVAEEALAKMCKRLQEREAFGKPIYKHSVWEERVARARIDIDMTRLLCLKAADMMDKVGNKSAKQEIAMIKVQAPNMALKIIDDAIQAHGGGGVSNDYGLANAYAHQRTLRLADGPDEVHARSIARMEFGKHVPEAGPTANALRGDSGRAANDSGNLSSGDMGATR; encoded by the coding sequence ATGGATTTTCAGCCTACAGAACGTCAGGTTTATTGGCGCGACCGCGTGCGCGATTTTATCGAGACGCATGTGCGCCCGAACATGGACATTTACAAAACGCAGGACGCAGAGGGTGACCGCTGGAAGGTGATCCAGATCATCGAAGACAAAAAGAAACTCGCCAAAGAAGCGGGCATCTGGAACCTCTTCATGCCCCCCCGCAACGAAGGCCATCACCATGTCGAGGAAACATTCGAGTTTGAAGGCCCTGGCCTGACCAACCTCGAATACGCCTTGTGCGCAGAAGAAATGGGCCGGATCGGATGGGCAAGCGAAGTCTTCAATTGCTCCGCACCCGATACCGGAAACATGGAAGTGTTCCACCGCTACGGCACGATTGAGCAAAAGGAACAGTGGCTGCGCCCGATCATGAACGGCGAAATTCGTTCTGCCTTCCTGATGACCGAGCCATTTACGGCGTCTTCCGACGCGACCAATATCGAAACCCGCATTGAGCGTGACGGCGATGAATATGTCATCAACGGCCGCAAATGGTGGTCTTCGGGTCTGGGCGATCCGCGCTGCAAAGTCTCCATCGTGATGGGTAAGACCGATCCGACTGCGGGCCGCCATGCACAACAATCCATGCTGTTGATGCCAAACGATGCGCCGGGCGTGAACATCATCCGCCACCTGCCGGTATTCGGATATGACGATGCCCCGCACGGCCATATGGAAGTCGAAATGAAGGACGTTCGCGTCCCTGCTAGCAACATGTTGCTCGGCGAAGGGCGCGGTTTCGAGATCGCTCAAGGGCGCCTCGGCCCAGGCCGCATCCACCACTGCATGCGGACAATCGGCGTGGCAGAGGAAGCGCTCGCAAAAATGTGCAAGCGCCTGCAAGAGCGTGAAGCCTTCGGCAAACCGATTTACAAGCATTCGGTCTGGGAAGAGCGCGTTGCGCGCGCCCGTATCGATATCGACATGACCCGTCTGCTCTGCCTGAAAGCGGCCGATATGATGGACAAGGTCGGCAACAAATCGGCCAAGCAAGAAATCGCGATGATCAAGGTTCAGGCGCCGAATATGGCTCTGAAAATTATCGATGACGCGATTCAGGCCCATGGCGGCGGCGGCGTGTCGAACGATTATGGACTCGCCAACGCTTACGCGCATCAGCGTACGCTGCGTCTGGCCGACGGTCCTGACGAAGTTCACGCTCGCTCGATCGCGCGCATGGAATTCGGCAAGCATGTTCCCGAAGCCGGACCGACAGCCAACGCCCTTCGCGGTGACAGCGGGCGTGCGGCCAATGACAGCGGCAATCTGAGCTCAGGCGATATGGGCGCAACGCGCTAA
- a CDS encoding cupin domain-containing protein: MNDSADALIKQLQLQPHPEGGWYRETWRAGDDSTGRARGTAIIFLLKAGENSHWHRVDADELWLWQSGDPLELRLSMTDAGPVQTLTLGKGFDDGENLQGLIPSGGWQAARSRTPQHDAAGYTLVSCVVVPGFDFAGFELAAPQWEPGQ; encoded by the coding sequence ATGAACGATAGCGCGGACGCACTGATCAAACAATTGCAGCTACAACCTCATCCCGAAGGCGGATGGTACCGCGAAACGTGGCGCGCAGGCGATGATTCCACTGGCCGAGCGCGCGGTACCGCGATCATCTTTCTTTTGAAGGCTGGTGAAAACTCGCATTGGCACAGGGTTGATGCCGATGAACTGTGGCTGTGGCAATCGGGCGATCCGTTGGAGCTGCGATTGTCCATGACAGATGCCGGACCGGTGCAAACCCTGACGCTTGGCAAAGGCTTTGACGATGGCGAGAATCTCCAAGGTCTGATCCCGTCAGGCGGCTGGCAAGCGGCACGGTCCCGCACACCGCAGCATGACGCGGCAGGGTACACGCTCGTTTCATGCGTTGTCGTGCCAGGATTTGATTTTGCAGGATTTGAACTTGCCGCGCCGCAATGGGAACCAGGACAATGA
- a CDS encoding DUF3008 family protein produces the protein MPKATSKAQQQAAGAALSAKQGDLDKSDLQGASIEMFESMAEDELEEMASTPHDELPETAAEG, from the coding sequence ATGCCCAAAGCGACAAGCAAAGCGCAGCAACAGGCCGCAGGTGCCGCCCTTTCGGCAAAGCAAGGCGACCTGGACAAATCCGACCTTCAAGGTGCCTCGATCGAAATGTTCGAAAGCATGGCTGAGGATGAGTTGGAGGAAATGGCCTCCACCCCTCACGATGAACTACCGGAGACAGCCGCCGAGGGCTGA
- a CDS encoding dipeptidase, whose translation MSYRALSLAAIATCLAVPAFAQSMSGQDDPAVAIDPAEALANAALDAAPVFDGHNDVPIQLRSRFDNQINNFNFTDTLNTGETHPQGRVMHTDLNRLAKGKVGAQYWSVYVPASLTEPEAVQMTMEQIDVMKRLIARYPDSLSYAETADQLETAMANGKVASMLGMEGGHSIGSSLAVLRQMYALGARYMTLTHSSNTPWADSATDRPEHGGLSDFGKDVIREMNRIGMLVDLSHVSEETMLDVLDVAKSPVIFSHSGARAINGHARNVPDSVLARLPANGGVVMVVGLPGFLNDENRQWYAEREAEVARQMSLYRGQPDIWARAMAEWDAANPEPQTMISHMADHIDHIKSVAGVEYIGIGADYDGMPTGPLGMEDVTGYPALFAELARRGYSQVELEMISSRNAIRALRDAEQYAAGVADELPIETILQTQE comes from the coding sequence ATGTCATACCGCGCTCTTTCACTCGCCGCCATCGCAACCTGCCTTGCTGTTCCCGCTTTCGCGCAAAGCATGAGCGGTCAAGATGATCCGGCGGTCGCGATAGACCCGGCTGAGGCGCTGGCGAATGCGGCTCTGGACGCAGCGCCTGTGTTTGATGGCCACAACGACGTGCCGATCCAGCTGCGATCGCGGTTTGATAATCAGATCAACAATTTTAACTTCACCGATACTCTGAATACCGGAGAGACCCATCCGCAAGGCCGCGTGATGCACACCGATCTCAACCGGCTGGCCAAAGGGAAGGTGGGCGCGCAATATTGGTCGGTTTATGTGCCTGCTAGCCTAACCGAACCCGAAGCGGTTCAGATGACGATGGAACAAATTGACGTCATGAAGCGCCTGATTGCGCGGTATCCCGATAGCTTGAGCTATGCGGAGACAGCGGATCAGCTGGAAACCGCTATGGCGAATGGCAAAGTCGCGTCGATGCTGGGTATGGAGGGGGGGCACTCGATCGGGTCGAGCCTCGCCGTGCTGCGCCAGATGTATGCACTTGGCGCGCGGTATATGACACTCACGCACTCTTCCAACACACCGTGGGCAGACAGCGCAACCGACAGGCCCGAGCATGGCGGTTTGAGCGACTTTGGCAAGGATGTGATCCGCGAAATGAACCGGATCGGCATGTTGGTCGATCTAAGCCATGTCAGCGAAGAGACTATGCTGGACGTTCTTGATGTGGCGAAATCGCCTGTCATCTTCAGCCATTCCGGGGCCCGCGCGATAAACGGCCATGCGCGCAACGTTCCCGATAGCGTCCTGGCGCGTCTGCCTGCCAATGGCGGGGTTGTGATGGTGGTTGGCTTGCCCGGCTTTTTGAATGATGAGAACCGTCAATGGTATGCGGAGCGCGAAGCAGAGGTTGCCCGTCAAATGTCGCTTTATCGTGGTCAACCAGACATCTGGGCCCGCGCGATGGCGGAATGGGATGCTGCCAATCCCGAGCCGCAGACCATGATCAGCCACATGGCGGACCATATCGACCATATCAAATCGGTCGCGGGGGTGGAGTATATCGGCATTGGCGCGGATTATGACGGGATGCCAACCGGCCCTTTGGGTATGGAAGACGTGACCGGCTATCCGGCCTTGTTTGCCGAGCTCGCCCGGCGCGGTTATTCGCAAGTCGAGCTTGAAATGATATCCAGCCGCAATGCAATTCGCGCGCTGAGAGATGCCGAGCAATATGCTGCGGGTGTTGCCGATGAACTGCCAATCGAAACCATCCTACAGACGCAGGAGTAG